A stretch of Numenius arquata chromosome 11, bNumArq3.hap1.1, whole genome shotgun sequence DNA encodes these proteins:
- the HAND1 gene encoding heart- and neural crest derivatives-expressed protein 1 isoform X2, giving the protein MNLVGGYQHHHHHHHHHHMLHDPFLFGPAARCHQERAYFPGWVLNPAEVTPELAGQSPSYGPAEYGQAGQGRLEALSGRLGRRKGVGGPKKERRRTESINSAFAELRECIPNVPADTKLSKIKTLRLATSYIAYLMEVLAKDSQPGDTEGFKAELKKADGRENKRKRETPEVYSQPLGHGEKKLKGRTGWPQQVWALELNP; this is encoded by the exons ATGAACCTGGTGGGGGGctaccagcaccaccaccaccaccaccatcaccaccacatgCTGCACGACCCTTTCCTCTTCGGGCCGGCGGCGCGGTGCCACCAGGAGCGAGCCTACTTCCCCGGCTGGGTGCTCAACCCGGCCGAGGTCACCCCGGAGCTCGCCGGGCAAAGTCCTAGCTACGGTCCCGCCGAGTACGGCCAGGCCGGCCAGGGGCGGCTGGAGGCTCTCAGCGGCCGCCTGGGCCGGCGGAAAGGGGTCGGGGGACCCAAAAAAGAGCGACGGAGGACGGAGAGCATCAACAGCGCCTTCGCCGAGCTCCGCGAGTGCATCCCCAACGTGCCCGCCGACACCAAGCTCTCCAAGATCAAGACCCTGCGCCTGGCCACCAGCTACATCGCCTACCTGATGGAGGTGCTGGCCAAGGACAGCCAGCCCGGGGACACCGAGGGTTTCAAAGCCGAGCTCAAGAAGGCCGACGGCAGGGagaacaagaggaaaagggagacG CCCGAGGTTTATTCGCAGCCTTTGGGCCACGgcgagaagaagctgaagggcCGGACGGGTTGGCCCCAGCAGGTCTGGGCTCTGGAACTGAACCCCTGA
- the HAND1 gene encoding heart- and neural crest derivatives-expressed protein 1 isoform X1 has product MNLVGGYQHHHHHHHHHHMLHDPFLFGPAARCHQERAYFPGWVLNPAEVTPELAGQSPSYGPAEYGQAGQGRLEALSGRLGRRKGVGGPKKERRRTESINSAFAELRECIPNVPADTKLSKIKTLRLATSYIAYLMEVLAKDSQPGDTEGFKAELKKADGRENKRKRETQPEVYSQPLGHGEKKLKGRTGWPQQVWALELNP; this is encoded by the exons ATGAACCTGGTGGGGGGctaccagcaccaccaccaccaccaccatcaccaccacatgCTGCACGACCCTTTCCTCTTCGGGCCGGCGGCGCGGTGCCACCAGGAGCGAGCCTACTTCCCCGGCTGGGTGCTCAACCCGGCCGAGGTCACCCCGGAGCTCGCCGGGCAAAGTCCTAGCTACGGTCCCGCCGAGTACGGCCAGGCCGGCCAGGGGCGGCTGGAGGCTCTCAGCGGCCGCCTGGGCCGGCGGAAAGGGGTCGGGGGACCCAAAAAAGAGCGACGGAGGACGGAGAGCATCAACAGCGCCTTCGCCGAGCTCCGCGAGTGCATCCCCAACGTGCCCGCCGACACCAAGCTCTCCAAGATCAAGACCCTGCGCCTGGCCACCAGCTACATCGCCTACCTGATGGAGGTGCTGGCCAAGGACAGCCAGCCCGGGGACACCGAGGGTTTCAAAGCCGAGCTCAAGAAGGCCGACGGCAGGGagaacaagaggaaaagggagacG CAGCCCGAGGTTTATTCGCAGCCTTTGGGCCACGgcgagaagaagctgaagggcCGGACGGGTTGGCCCCAGCAGGTCTGGGCTCTGGAACTGAACCCCTGA